In Piliocolobus tephrosceles isolate RC106 chromosome 12, ASM277652v3, whole genome shotgun sequence, one DNA window encodes the following:
- the LOC111536555 gene encoding tachykinin-4-like yields the protein MLPCLALLLLMELSVCTVAGDSGEEQTLSTEAETWITVALEEGAGPSIQLQLQEVKTGKASQFFGLMGKSLSTEGREDEAQGSE from the exons ATGCTGCCTTGCCTCGCCCTGCTTCTCCTAATGGAGCTGTCCGTGTGCACTGTGGCAGGTGATAGTGGAGAGGAACAGACACTCAGCACTGAAGCAGAGACCTGGATAACTGTGGCCTTGGAAGAAGGTGCTGGCCCCAGCATTCAGCTCCAGCTGCAGGAGGTGAAGACGGGCAAGGCAAGCCAGTTCTTTGGGCTGATGGGGAA AAGCCTGTCCACAGAAGGCAGAGAGGATGAGGCCCAAGGTTCAGAGTAA